GCTAATGGGGTAAATTCTTTTCTACCTCTCTTTATTTCACATTGCTAGTTTATGTAGTCTATTTCCTTTCCAAATTTTTAGAAGGTTTACTTCTCATCTTTTCTTAAACagcttttcttattttcttttttttcttttatttcttgtaaGTAGTGGACGGGGCGTCAACTGCACATCTTCATTGTGCTGTAAAGCGAATATAATTTCGTCCTctctttgtcttttcttttttgctttttttttttcatttattaatGATGTGATGGGAAGATTTTATGGGCCATAAGAAAGGGAATCTCCATGCCATACTTCCCTTGCTCGCTGTCATTCAGTCTCTTTCTTTTCTgaataaaatatcaaatttcTAGTTTAATATCTTTTTAGCTTTCCGGATGCATCATTTCTTGATTTCATCTTAGGAAATTGTAGAGAAGCCATTGTAGAATTATTTTGTACtttgaattatttattttttctcaaaagcTTGACATGCCATTGTGTTCATGTTGACGCTAAATATGgacataaattatttatttatttttttcagttaCTCTTGCGAATTTTTCTTATAGAAGTCAGAACACCAAATAGGCACACATCTTTGTTCTATAGTAAGCCTATGTCTTATCAAATATTTAGGCAAAGGAGGAGAGATCTGATTCTTCTGTTGTCTTTCATTTACGTATTTTGTTTTCCATCAACCTTTTTGCTTCTTTACCTACAGGTAGATCTTGTTGGAGGCTACTATGATGCAGGGGACAATGTGAAATTTGGGCTGCCAATGGCCTTCACCATCACCATGATGGCATGGAGCATAGCTGAATATGGGAAGCAGATGGCTGCAACTGGAGAGCTGGGTCATGCCATGGAGGCTGTGAAGTGGGGCACTGACTACCTCATCAAAGCCCACTCAGAGCCCCATGTCCTCTACGGAGAGGTGGGTGCGCCTCTGTTGCAAAATCCCCTGTTATGCATGAGCTTTAGATctatttaaaaacaaaaaaaaaacatatactcAGGTAAAACGAAATGAACTACGCTCCTCGGGTGTCTTGCTTGCATCTAGTTATCTTTTCCAACTTCAGTAGAAGAATATTACTATTTCTAATACCATCTTCTTCGCCTCACCTACTACAGAGAGAACAAGAGGGCCATTCTCTATCCTGTCAGCTTTTTACTTTTTGACTGCCTAATCAAAAGACCAATTCCTACGGGACCTTTTATACTGCTATACGTATGCCAAGGTAGCTCTGTGCCATTTTACCGGGTTTTCTAGTTACCAAGTCATTCACCAAGTAGTAGTCAATATGTTGTTTAGCGGAAAGTGAAGAGGTTTGTTTGGCCTTATAGATAAGAAAATTTGTGAAAAATACTAAATTCTTTTGTGAAAATGTTAAGTTATTTGGATCTCTTGGTGGAAATCATTTGTAGAAAATCCCTCTTTATTTTCTCTTAAGGACAGTCTTCAAAGCTACTGACAAAATCAGCAACTGATGGTTAAGTGGCTTGCTTGCTGTCTGTTTTTGGATGACTCCCTGACGAGGACCCATTAAAGTAACCACTTTTTCTAAGTATCTTGAAGTACGTCATGAAGCTTTGTTTGCATCCCTTAACCTTTTCCATTTAAAAGGTATCATTTAACTATTAGAGCTGCCATATTTATCCGCATTTGAAACGTTTAATTAATTGCATAACTAGCACTTGCACGTGGAATTAGGGTCAGAAGGTCATAATGTTATTAATTATTtgtatcttaacaatttaataatGTTATTATTACTGTTCTTTGATTGTAATTAAGCTCACTTGGTTAATTTTTGTGCAGGTTGGGGATGGGAACTCAGATCACTACTGCTGGCAGCGGCCGGAAGACATGACGACCAGCCGGATGGCCTACCGGATCGATGCTGACCACCCGGGGTCGGACCTTGCCGGAGAGACGGCAGCGGCGATGGCCTCAGCTTCAGTTATCTTCCGGCGGTCGAACCCGGCTTATTCCGGCCAACTCCTCAGCCATGCAACCCAGGTCGGAACCCCAATACCACTAATACTTCTAAAGTAGCCATCCCAGGTCCCTAAACCGGCGCATGTTAGTAACGCACCGTAGTGTTTGTCTTCACTGCGCCGGTATAAAGTTTTCCCTGTCTCATGCATAGGAATGTCTATGCGGGTATGTTTAGGTTCCAGGGGTGCTAAGATAGACGGTTCGGATGGGCGTCTCTCGAGAAAGATAGACGGTTCGGTGCTCCCTCGAATCGTCTCCCCGTGGTCCCTTCCCTGATCTCTGACCGTTAAATTGCTATCTTGTCCCTTGCCGTCTCCGAGAACTGTGCCTCGTGATGAGCACGATCCAGTCCGTTATTTTACCACTAGTTACTACGAGCGTACGACTGTACGAGGTCAATTAAGTGGAAAATAAATAAGCAATCAAGAGATTACTAACGTTTAGTAACAAGATTTTGTCTTAATTCTTATCACAGCTCTTTGAGTTCGCGGACAAGTACAGGGGCAAGTACGACCGCAGCATCACCGTCGCTCAGAAGTACTACCAATCCATCAGTGGGTACGGGGTAAGTGAGATTACTGAATCGGGATCTACCCATTGGACGGTCGAGATTATCTGATGCGATCACATCTGTTTGTGCTCTGTACAGGACGAGCTACTCTGGGCCGCGGCGTGGTTGTACCGGGCGACGAATGACCGGTATTACCTGGATTACTTGGGGAACAACGGTGATGCGTTGGGTGGAACCGGGTGGGCGATGACCGAGTTCGGGTGGGACGTCAAATACGCTGGTGTTCAAGTTCTCGCCTCCAAGGtatattaattaattccatgTAGTCAcggttgcttttttttttttttttttttgctagaaaaaaggggaaggggggagaaagagacaagcccacccccgcataTTAATCATACCCTCCCCATCCATGGGCCTGGCTTATTACCCCTTTGGGCCGGCATGGTTATACTCCGTGTGAGTACATCACATTTAGCACCATCGAAGCTACCAATGGATCAATAATTTCTTCCGGACCACGTGTCCGAACAGAGATAATTCGGTCTccataatttaatcgacgcccgcgcgtttcaaACTCGGAACCATttggttggaagtaaggcccAGTTCCACTGAGCTACCACCTTAATGGCGTCATGTTTGCGGTTTTGCTAACCAAGTAGCCTTCTAAATTGAACCAGGCATGAATTGGCTAGAGCAAACCCAGTTCGGACTCGAGCCTGAGTTCTAGGTTTTAGCTTAGGTCCATGCTCAATGCTTGAGCCCATGTATTCCAACCCGGCCCAGCCATCAGGCAGAGCGTGTTTGGTCCCAGCTCAAAGAGTTGTAATCCTGGGCTCATGAGAGTCTGGGCCCAATTGGAACCTAGCCTGCTTTATGATATACTGGTGTTTAATATTTGCTATATCCGCCATTGTTAATCTTTGTAAAACTggattcttttctttcatttaggATATGTTTGGATATTCCAGTAAGATTGGGCTAAAAATTCTGTAGGAATCGGGCTTGTTGGCCTATCTATGTTGCATTTCAGGGCTATAGGCTTAAAGGCTTTAATGGGCGGTTTAATTCACGAATCCTACAGGATATAGAAATGGGCCGTGGTCATGGGAAGCTGGATGGGTTTTGGTAAATGGGCCGAATAGGAGTTACTTTGATAATTGGGGCGAGTTAACTATATAAAATGGGCCCATGCATGCCCTGTGCTTGCCTACAGGACATGGAAGCAAGAACAGAACATGATACAGTTATTCGTACATTAACATGGCAAAAGTTTTCTAGTCCCAGTTGAAGAAATCTGGTGTCTCGCATATATAAAGCAGTAAAATGGCATTTTGTGCTAAAATGCCATTGTCAAACTATTCATCTCTTGTAATGGGTGTCTTCATCATCCACAGCTCCTTCTCCAAGGGAAAGCAGCTCATCATTCGCCGGTCTTTGAGCGATATCAGCAGAAGGCAGAGTACTTCATGTGCTCGTGCCTCGGAAAGGGTCCCCGCAATGTTCAGAGGACCCCTGGAGGCCTACTATTCCGGCAGAGGTGGAACAATTTGCAGTTCGTGACAGGTGCCTCCTTCCTCCTCACTGTTTACTCTGACTACCTTTCAGCTACTGGGAGGAACATACAGTGCTCTGCTGGAACTGCCATGCCTTCAGAACTTCTCATGTTTGCCAAGTCTCAggtgatttttctttcttataagAAAGATCTTATCTTTCTAGCTGTGTTCTCCAATATGAGTAACCATGTTTCATATACCTCATACTGTTGTAACTTATATCTTGTGTAACATTTCAGAATTTCAATGTGTAATTGTGCAGCAGTTGGAGCATATCTTAGCTAACATTGTTGCATATTTAATACAATTATGATCTCTTATAGTTTCCAAACTCTTTTACTGGGTCACTTACGAAACAATTACATAAAATCTTTCTGTTTCTCAATCTCAAAATTGGAGATAACAATCTTGTGAATTTTTAAAGTGCTACTGTCTAATGCTTCCTGAACCTTTTCTTCAGATTGACTATATActaggagacaacccaagagctACAAGCTATATGGTGGGATATGGCGGCACTTACCCGCAGCAGGTCCACCACCGTGCCTCCTCAATTGTGTCCATCAAGGTCGATCCTACATTCGTGAGCTGCAGGGGAGGTTACCAAGCATGGTTCAGCCGCAAGGCCGGCGATCCTAACCTCCTCGATGGTGCCATTGTCGGCGGGCCTGATGCCTATGATAACTTTGCTGATCAAAGGGACAATTATGAGCAGACTGAGCCTGCAACGTATAACAATGCTCCTATGCTCGGCGTATTGGCCCGTCTTCATGGTGGCAATGGTGCTTTCAGCCAACTCCTTCCTGGTATGATATCTCAATTGCAAATATTCCTTTCCTGCTCATTTTAAAACTTGGATGGAATTGTTAAGTTTTTGCTTCTTGCTTGCAGTGGTGCTTCCTGCACCTAATATACCTGCGAAGCCAAAGCCATCTACTCCTGCTCCAGGTATTTTGTTCACTCCCTGCTAGTTAAATTCATTTCATTATGCCCATGCTATTTAGCAATCCAATTAAGTAGTTATAGATAATACTTTATCTTCGATTGCAAAGCTCTCCTTATTAATGATTGAATTCTATATGATTGGAAATCTAAACTTGTCAGCATGGTATCTCCCCATGAAACATGTGATGCCAATTGGACTATTACTCTCCTTCTACCATGTGTGAAATATTATGAAATTGAAAGGGAGAAAAACCTATATTTACTTGAACTTCTCCAACTCCGTGATCTTTGCCTGCCTCTTAAGTTATAAATCAAATTCCAAGAAATCTCAAATTTcattatgaaataaaatccaaaatccaaacagtattttttttttaagattaagttcaagCCTTGCATTGACCTGCTGGAATTCTATCATACATTAGCCTTTAGAACCAGCTAAGAGTTTTGTTGTTTTGATGCAGTTTCTCAACCTAACTCACCATTCGTTGTCGAGCAAAGGGCAACTGCATCATGGAATCAAAAGGGAAAAACCTACTACAGGTATTCCACAGTGGTGACAAACAAATCATCAAAGAATGTGAAGGACCTCAAGATTTCTATATCTAAGCTTTATGGCCCATTATGGGGGCTCAGCAAGTCCAGCAATGGCTTTGGATTCCCAACATGGCTCAGCTCTCTGCCTGCGGGAAAGAGCTTGGAATTTGTGTACATCCACGCAGCTTCTCCAGCTGACATCCTGGTCTCAGGGTATACATTGGTCTGAGATCATCTGGAAACTCaagccacaaaaaaaa
This DNA window, taken from Phoenix dactylifera cultivar Barhee BC4 unplaced genomic scaffold, palm_55x_up_171113_PBpolish2nd_filt_p 000237F, whole genome shotgun sequence, encodes the following:
- the LOC103723426 gene encoding endoglucanase 19; the encoded protein is MGGAVVLFSVLLVLVPLASAGHDYGKALSKSILFFEAQRSGYLPSNQRVTWRADSGLLDGKANGVDLVGGYYDAGDNVKFGLPMAFTITMMAWSIAEYGKQMAATGELGHAMEAVKWGTDYLIKAHSEPHVLYGEVGDGNSDHYCWQRPEDMTTSRMAYRIDADHPGSDLAGETAAAMASASVIFRRSNPAYSGQLLSHATQLFEFADKYRGKYDRSITVAQKYYQSISGYGDELLWAAAWLYRATNDRYYLDYLGNNGDALGGTGWAMTEFGWDVKYAGVQVLASKLLLQGKAAHHSPVFERYQQKAEYFMCSCLGKGPRNVQRTPGGLLFRQRWNNLQFVTGASFLLTVYSDYLSATGRNIQCSAGTAMPSELLMFAKSQIDYILGDNPRATSYMVGYGGTYPQQVHHRASSIVSIKVDPTFVSCRGGYQAWFSRKAGDPNLLDGAIVGGPDAYDNFADQRDNYEQTEPATYNNAPMLGVLARLHGGNGAFSQLLPVVLPAPNIPAKPKPSTPAPVSQPNSPFVVEQRATASWNQKGKTYYRYSTVVTNKSSKNVKDLKISISKLYGPLWGLSKSSNGFGFPTWLSSLPAGKSLEFVYIHAASPADILVSGYTLV